In one window of Streptomyces sp. NBC_00193 DNA:
- a CDS encoding acyltransferase has translation MSVRIQPSSQVDETAELGEGTTIWDLAQVREDARLGRDCIVGRGAYVGPGVRIGDNVKLQNYALVYEPAELGDGVFIGPAAVLTNDFYPRAVDPDGRQKRGGDWEAAGVVVAEGASLGARSVCVAGVRIGRWALVAAGAVVSRDVPDFALVAGVPARRIGWVGRAGVRLLERDGEPGVWECPRTGALHDETDGTLTERT, from the coding sequence GTGAGTGTCCGAATTCAACCCTCCTCCCAGGTCGACGAGACCGCCGAACTCGGCGAGGGGACCACGATCTGGGATCTGGCGCAGGTGCGCGAGGACGCCAGGCTCGGCCGCGACTGCATCGTGGGACGCGGGGCGTACGTCGGCCCCGGCGTACGGATCGGGGACAACGTCAAACTGCAGAACTACGCCCTCGTGTACGAGCCCGCCGAACTCGGCGACGGCGTCTTCATCGGCCCGGCCGCGGTGCTCACCAACGACTTCTACCCGCGGGCCGTCGACCCCGACGGCCGGCAGAAGCGCGGCGGCGACTGGGAGGCTGCCGGGGTCGTCGTGGCCGAGGGAGCCTCCCTGGGGGCCCGTTCGGTGTGCGTCGCGGGGGTCCGGATCGGGCGGTGGGCGCTGGTCGCGGCCGGCGCGGTCGTATCCCGGGACGTACCGGACTTCGCGCTCGTGGCCGGCGTGCCGGCCCGGCGCATCGGCTGGGTGGGCCGGGCCGGGGTCCGCCTGCTGGAACGCGACGGCGAGCCGGGCGTATGGGAGTGCCCGCGCACGGGCGCCCTGCACGACGAGACCGACGGAACCCTGACCGAGCGCACCTGA
- a CDS encoding cellulose binding domain-containing protein encodes MGSTTGHRRRTGKKAKAAGGTAVAVLIAAAAFAFTGTAQAASVGAVYTKSSSWSGGYTGTYVITNNTTRAQTGWTLEFDLPAGTTIASLWNGSHTVGGRHVTVKPAAWNKELAAGASVTIGFVTSASANAGNPTACRINGAKCSAEQGPTPPPGGRPTTAPTGAPTTAPTPAPTAGTSAPATPTGQPTKTATPTASATATTPPPTGNPAGGARFAPYVDTSLHPAYDLVDTAAKTGVKEFHLAFITSGGGCAPLWGGVTGLGDDKVAAQIGALRAKGGDVRVSFGGAAGHELALNCGSAQELAAAYGKVVDQYRLTKVDFDIEGAALPDTAANTRRAQAITLLQSSHPGLDVAFTLPVMPEGLTQPGVALLADAKKAGVRIHGVNIMAMDYGPAYSGDMGRYAIQAATATQAQIKGVLGLTDAAAWKTVAVTPMIGINDVTTEVFTVADATQLVDFAKEKGIGRLAMWSATRDRQCPAGVVNYADATCSSILQQPLAFTKAFGALR; translated from the coding sequence ATGGGCAGCACGACCGGTCACCGGCGCAGGACGGGCAAGAAGGCCAAGGCCGCGGGCGGTACGGCGGTGGCGGTGCTGATCGCAGCCGCCGCCTTCGCCTTCACGGGTACGGCCCAGGCCGCCTCGGTCGGCGCGGTGTACACGAAGTCGAGCTCCTGGAGCGGCGGGTACACCGGAACGTACGTGATCACCAACAACACGACCCGGGCGCAGACCGGTTGGACCCTGGAGTTCGACCTGCCCGCCGGCACCACGATCGCCTCCCTGTGGAACGGCTCGCACACGGTCGGCGGCCGCCACGTCACCGTGAAACCGGCGGCATGGAACAAGGAGCTGGCCGCGGGAGCCTCCGTCACGATCGGCTTCGTCACGAGCGCGAGCGCAAACGCGGGCAACCCGACGGCCTGCCGCATCAACGGGGCCAAGTGCTCGGCGGAACAAGGCCCGACGCCCCCGCCGGGCGGCCGTCCCACCACCGCCCCCACGGGCGCCCCGACCACCGCGCCGACGCCGGCGCCGACGGCCGGTACGAGCGCTCCCGCGACCCCCACCGGGCAGCCGACCAAGACCGCCACACCCACCGCTTCGGCCACCGCCACGACCCCGCCCCCGACCGGGAACCCGGCCGGCGGCGCGCGCTTCGCGCCCTACGTGGACACCTCCCTCCACCCGGCCTACGACCTGGTCGACACGGCGGCCAAGACCGGCGTCAAGGAGTTCCACCTCGCCTTCATCACCTCCGGCGGCGGCTGCGCCCCGCTGTGGGGCGGGGTCACCGGGCTCGGAGACGACAAGGTCGCCGCGCAGATCGGCGCCCTGCGGGCCAAGGGCGGCGACGTGCGCGTCTCCTTCGGCGGAGCCGCCGGCCACGAACTGGCCCTGAACTGCGGCTCCGCGCAGGAGCTCGCCGCCGCCTACGGCAAGGTCGTCGACCAGTACCGGCTGACCAAGGTCGACTTCGACATCGAGGGCGCGGCCCTGCCCGACACCGCCGCCAACACCCGCCGCGCGCAGGCCATCACCCTGCTGCAGTCCTCCCACCCGGGACTCGACGTGGCCTTCACCCTGCCTGTGATGCCCGAGGGGCTCACACAGCCGGGCGTGGCCCTGTTGGCGGACGCGAAGAAGGCCGGCGTGCGCATCCACGGCGTCAACATCATGGCCATGGACTACGGACCCGCCTACAGCGGTGACATGGGCCGGTACGCGATCCAGGCCGCCACGGCCACGCAGGCCCAGATCAAGGGCGTACTGGGCCTCACCGACGCGGCGGCCTGGAAGACCGTCGCCGTCACACCGATGATCGGCATCAACGACGTCACGACCGAGGTCTTCACCGTCGCCGACGCCACCCAGCTCGTGGACTTCGCGAAGGAGAAGGGAATCGGCAGGCTGGCGATGTGGTCCGCGACCCGCGACCGGCAGTGCCCGGCCGGAGTCGTGAACTACGCGGACGCGACGTGCAGCTCGATCCTCCAGCAGCCCCTGGCCTTCACGAAGGCCTTCGGAGCCCTGCGCTAG
- a CDS encoding protein kinase, protein MGLHQTDPLVVGGYRLQDRLGAGGMGTVFLARSIESGRMVAVKVVHQQFADDREFRIRFRQEVASARRVSGAFTAPVVDADPDAERPWMATQFVPGPTLGATVRAEGPLGGPALRQLAVGLAEALRDIHRVGVVHRDLKPDNVLLTEDGPRVIDFGISRAVDHETLTVTGRILGTPPYMSPEQLSAPHRVKQASDVFSLGAVLVYATTGHGPFDAPSHYLTAYNVVHEPAAVAELSGTVRELVQWCLAKDPVDRPTPDELLEAFREAPEGDWGARPPSPAAEPARAPARGGRLLSRRSALVAGVVGLAGAGALGSWASGAWTAGGPSGSSGGSRGGPPGAGPRPAHEGSAGLQPAGWAVWEQKLSPQDLGVTTCHAAGPVLLCTSSPGTGRIAAFDAGNGKRLWGNDFPTSIELLGLSAAGDVAYCLEADEADPGQGGHVAALNTATGARMWSTPPGTADPIAGGVYAGDAIVTFAAKGSLHAWHPATGEQKWQEDGVRGVGSRLFIAYGHLFRVSGLDTPGAHVLWEHSLQKGGAVWSQDFGASVPLAIGKSSVLLRRTDGTICHSVFRARATPTTLPAAMEYVEAGGTYYGMAPDGTVTAADDITGEPLWTAESWYLKEWTRSGRSPLRVSAGRVHVPGTDGSVHCFAADSGDLLWQSAARQDDSASARREWPGIAIHGDLVHLLTGDTVVALRPRI, encoded by the coding sequence GTGGGACTTCACCAGACCGATCCGCTCGTCGTGGGCGGGTACCGGCTGCAGGACCGGCTCGGCGCAGGTGGAATGGGCACGGTGTTCCTGGCTCGGAGCATCGAGTCCGGGCGGATGGTGGCGGTCAAGGTCGTTCACCAGCAGTTCGCGGACGACCGGGAGTTCCGGATCCGCTTCCGCCAGGAGGTGGCCTCGGCGCGGAGGGTCTCGGGGGCCTTCACCGCCCCGGTGGTGGACGCCGACCCCGATGCGGAACGCCCTTGGATGGCCACCCAGTTCGTGCCGGGCCCCACCCTGGGGGCCACGGTACGGGCCGAAGGGCCGCTCGGTGGCCCCGCCCTGCGGCAGTTGGCGGTGGGGCTCGCCGAGGCGCTGCGCGACATCCACCGGGTCGGGGTCGTCCACCGCGATCTCAAGCCGGACAACGTCCTGTTGACCGAGGACGGCCCGCGCGTCATCGACTTCGGGATCTCAAGGGCCGTCGACCACGAGACCCTCACCGTGACCGGCAGGATCCTGGGAACTCCTCCGTACATGTCGCCCGAGCAGCTGTCCGCCCCGCACCGGGTCAAGCAGGCCTCCGACGTCTTCTCCCTCGGCGCCGTCCTGGTGTACGCGACCACCGGGCACGGTCCGTTCGACGCCCCGTCCCACTACCTGACCGCCTACAACGTGGTCCACGAGCCCGCTGCGGTGGCGGAGCTGTCCGGTACGGTCCGCGAGCTCGTCCAGTGGTGTCTGGCGAAGGACCCGGTGGACCGGCCCACGCCGGACGAGCTCCTCGAGGCCTTCCGGGAGGCGCCGGAGGGCGACTGGGGTGCCCGCCCGCCGTCGCCCGCCGCCGAACCGGCTCGGGCGCCCGCGCGCGGGGGCCGGCTGCTTTCGCGACGCAGCGCACTGGTCGCAGGTGTGGTCGGGCTGGCCGGAGCCGGAGCCCTCGGCTCGTGGGCGAGCGGGGCGTGGACGGCCGGCGGTCCATCCGGATCGTCCGGCGGTTCCCGGGGAGGCCCGCCGGGGGCCGGTCCCCGGCCGGCCCACGAGGGCTCCGCCGGTCTGCAACCGGCCGGATGGGCCGTGTGGGAGCAGAAGCTGAGCCCTCAGGACCTGGGCGTCACGACCTGTCATGCCGCGGGTCCGGTGCTGTTGTGCACCTCGTCGCCCGGTACCGGGCGGATCGCGGCGTTCGACGCCGGGAACGGCAAGCGGTTGTGGGGGAACGACTTCCCGACGAGCATCGAGCTCCTGGGCCTGTCCGCCGCAGGCGATGTGGCCTACTGCCTGGAGGCCGACGAGGCGGATCCAGGTCAGGGCGGTCACGTCGCCGCCTTGAACACCGCGACCGGTGCGCGGATGTGGTCCACCCCTCCCGGTACGGCCGATCCGATCGCGGGCGGCGTGTACGCCGGCGACGCGATCGTCACCTTCGCCGCCAAGGGATCCCTCCACGCCTGGCATCCCGCGACGGGCGAGCAGAAGTGGCAGGAGGACGGGGTCCGGGGCGTCGGCTCCCGGCTCTTCATCGCCTACGGTCACCTCTTCCGCGTCTCGGGCCTGGACACACCCGGCGCCCACGTGCTGTGGGAGCACTCGCTCCAGAAGGGCGGGGCCGTGTGGAGCCAGGACTTCGGAGCCTCGGTCCCCCTCGCCATCGGGAAGAGCTCGGTGCTGCTGCGCAGAACGGACGGCACCATCTGCCACAGCGTATTTCGGGCTCGTGCGACCCCTACGACCCTGCCCGCCGCCATGGAGTACGTGGAAGCGGGCGGTACCTACTACGGAATGGCCCCGGACGGAACGGTGACCGCGGCCGATGACATCACGGGCGAGCCGCTCTGGACGGCCGAGTCGTGGTACCTCAAGGAGTGGACGCGCAGCGGGAGAAGCCCGCTGCGGGTGTCCGCCGGGCGGGTGCACGTTCCGGGCACGGACGGGAGCGTCCACTGCTTCGCCGCCGACAGCGGGGACCTGCTGTGGCAGAGCGCGGCGCGCCAGGACGACAGTGCGAGCGCCCGGCGCGAGTGGCCGGGCATCGCGATCCACGGTGACCTCGTCCACCTCCTGACGGGCGACACCGTGGTCGCGTTGCGCCCGCGGATCTAG
- a CDS encoding nucleotide sugar dehydrogenase gives MRVVVVGQGYVGLPLAIRAAEVGHQVVGYDVDARRVKSLAAGESYVEDVSSARLAKALELGTYQASDQARDCGGFDVAVVTVPTPLQDGAPDLRYIEESAHTLARFLRPGATVVLESTTYPGTTEELFGPILEDGSGLTAGVDFHLGYSPERIDPGNKVWGFQQTPKVVSGVNALSLKAVETFYAGLVDTTVPVRSPKEAELAKLLENTFRHVNIALVNEIAMFARHLDIDVWQTIEAASSKPFGFMKFTPGPGVGGHCLPIDPSYLSWRVQRELGQNFRFVELANDINSHMPEYVTRRIMDALNAKRRSVNGSRILLLGLAYKKNTGDARESPAVRVSQLLLDMGAKVRAADPHVVESIKVDARLSRVEPTRKELAAADVVVLLTDHDSFDYPMITEHASLILDCRNRLSGPTVEVL, from the coding sequence ATGCGCGTCGTCGTCGTGGGACAGGGATACGTCGGCCTTCCACTGGCCATCAGGGCCGCCGAGGTCGGCCACCAGGTGGTCGGCTACGACGTGGACGCCCGGCGGGTCAAGAGCCTCGCCGCCGGCGAGTCCTACGTGGAGGACGTCTCCTCCGCCCGGCTGGCCAAGGCGCTGGAACTGGGTACGTACCAGGCCAGTGACCAGGCCCGGGACTGCGGCGGCTTCGACGTCGCGGTCGTCACCGTCCCGACCCCCTTGCAGGACGGTGCCCCCGACCTGCGCTACATCGAGGAGTCCGCGCACACCCTGGCGCGCTTCCTGCGCCCGGGAGCCACCGTCGTACTGGAATCGACCACCTACCCGGGCACCACCGAGGAGCTGTTCGGGCCGATCCTGGAAGACGGTTCGGGCCTCACGGCCGGCGTGGACTTCCACCTCGGATACAGCCCGGAACGCATCGACCCCGGCAACAAGGTGTGGGGCTTCCAGCAGACGCCGAAGGTGGTCTCCGGCGTCAACGCCCTCTCGCTCAAGGCCGTGGAGACCTTCTACGCGGGACTCGTCGACACCACGGTGCCGGTGCGCTCCCCCAAGGAGGCCGAGCTGGCGAAGCTGCTGGAGAACACCTTCCGGCACGTGAACATCGCCCTGGTCAACGAGATAGCCATGTTCGCCCGCCACCTCGACATCGACGTGTGGCAGACCATCGAGGCCGCTTCCAGCAAGCCGTTCGGCTTCATGAAGTTCACGCCGGGCCCCGGAGTCGGCGGTCACTGCCTGCCCATCGACCCCTCGTACCTGTCGTGGCGGGTCCAGCGCGAGCTGGGCCAGAACTTCCGCTTCGTGGAGCTGGCCAACGACATCAACAGCCACATGCCCGAGTACGTGACGCGCCGGATCATGGACGCGCTCAACGCCAAGCGCCGCTCGGTCAACGGCTCCCGGATCCTGCTCCTGGGACTGGCGTACAAGAAGAACACCGGCGACGCCCGGGAGTCTCCCGCGGTGCGCGTCTCCCAGCTGCTCCTGGACATGGGCGCCAAGGTGCGCGCGGCCGACCCCCACGTGGTGGAGAGCATCAAGGTCGACGCGCGCCTCTCGCGGGTGGAGCCGACCCGCAAGGAGCTGGCCGCCGCCGACGTGGTCGTGCTGCTCACGGACCACGACTCCTTCGACTACCCGATGATCACCGAGCACGCCTCGCTGATCCTCGACTGCCGCAACCGGCTGTCGGGACCCACCGTGGAGGTGCTCTGA
- a CDS encoding WecB/TagA/CpsF family glycosyltransferase, which translates to MNHRQSLFGVALDPLTMDETVRRCLDAVQRGEQIEIGMVNAAKLVNMRRDPRLAAAVAGCDLVLADGQAVVWAGRVLGVRLPERVAGIDLFMRLLAAAETAEVPVYLLGARQDVLDLMLGRISERFPALRVAGSRNGYFEDSEQGEIADAVAASGARMLFLGMTSPKKEIFTAGYGKRTGAHVVHGVGGSFDILAGITKRAPLLWQRMGLEWFYRTLQEPRRLGKRYLTTNAAFLLMTVRELIRRTPSTPPSGSANRSH; encoded by the coding sequence ATGAACCACAGACAGTCCCTCTTCGGAGTGGCGCTCGACCCCCTGACCATGGACGAGACGGTCCGGCGCTGCCTCGACGCCGTGCAGCGCGGTGAGCAGATCGAGATCGGCATGGTCAACGCGGCCAAGCTGGTCAACATGCGCCGCGACCCCCGCCTCGCCGCGGCGGTCGCCGGCTGCGACCTCGTCCTGGCCGACGGCCAGGCCGTGGTCTGGGCCGGTCGCGTCCTGGGGGTCCGGCTGCCCGAACGGGTCGCGGGAATCGACCTGTTCATGCGGCTGCTGGCCGCGGCGGAAACCGCCGAGGTCCCCGTCTACCTGCTCGGCGCACGGCAGGACGTACTGGACCTCATGCTCGGCCGGATCTCCGAGCGGTTCCCCGCCCTGCGCGTGGCGGGGAGCCGCAACGGCTACTTCGAGGACTCCGAGCAGGGCGAGATAGCCGACGCCGTGGCCGCGAGCGGGGCCCGGATGCTGTTCCTCGGCATGACCTCGCCCAAGAAGGAGATCTTCACCGCCGGCTACGGCAAGCGCACCGGCGCCCACGTGGTGCACGGCGTGGGCGGCTCCTTCGACATCCTGGCCGGCATCACCAAGCGCGCCCCCCTGCTCTGGCAGCGGATGGGCCTCGAATGGTTCTACCGGACCCTCCAGGAACCGCGCCGCCTGGGCAAGCGCTACCTCACCACCAATGCCGCCTTCCTCCTCATGACGGTCCGCGAACTCATCCGCCGCACACCGTCCACACCGCCTTCCGGTTCCGCGAACAGGAGTCACTGA
- a CDS encoding rhodanese-like domain-containing protein yields MSVTASSIVTAATTLTVPSALTAPSTVTDEPTSAVLSVPAAAPAVAAAHYAARLAFEADVSDVRADLLSGVPGLVVVDSRSEAAWDQGHIPGALHLPTARIAELAPTLIDPALTVVTYCWGPGCNGATRAALAFARLGYQVKEMLGGFEYWVREGFAFETAQGTDQRAIDDLTAPRSGISCAC; encoded by the coding sequence ATGTCCGTGACCGCCTCGTCCATCGTCACCGCCGCGACCACCCTGACCGTCCCGTCCGCCCTGACCGCCCCGTCCACCGTGACCGACGAGCCCACCAGCGCCGTTCTCTCCGTCCCCGCCGCGGCTCCGGCCGTCGCAGCCGCCCACTACGCCGCGCGGCTCGCCTTCGAGGCGGACGTCTCGGACGTACGGGCCGACCTGCTCTCCGGTGTCCCCGGTCTGGTCGTGGTCGACTCCCGCAGCGAGGCCGCCTGGGACCAGGGCCACATCCCGGGGGCGCTGCACCTGCCCACCGCACGGATCGCGGAACTGGCGCCGACGCTGATCGACCCGGCCCTGACCGTGGTCACCTACTGCTGGGGCCCCGGCTGCAACGGCGCCACGCGCGCCGCGCTGGCCTTCGCCCGCCTGGGCTACCAGGTGAAGGAGATGCTCGGCGGATTCGAGTACTGGGTCCGCGAGGGCTTCGCCTTCGAGACCGCCCAGGGCACCGACCAGCGCGCCATCGACGATCTGACCGCCCCGCGCTCGGGCATCTCCTGCGCCTGCTGA
- the helR gene encoding RNA polymerase recycling motor ATPase HelR, which yields MATTTSAFELPDHLSPKADPALIAGDERHFAAVSQCLEQTIAELSDRLEATRKAPGGIGREAMDRDAEIHRLTSRLRTLRRFGLDLCLGHIVPADGSEPVYIGRLGLTDSAGNRLLLDWRSPAAEPFFAATHAAPMGLASRRRYRWTRGRISDYWDEVFAADGLEGRAALDDQSAFIASLGSNRSARMRDVLATIQTDQDAIIRAGSRGALVVDGGPGTGKTVVALHRTAHLLYSDPRLGHRRGGVLFVGPSRPYLAYVSDVLPSLGEEGVQTCTLRDLVTEGAGAAVEADQRVALLKSSAGLVKAVEAAVRIYEEPPTQGTTVSSHWSDLWLGPDDWAAAFGAVEPGTPHNEARDQILEELLTILMDQDDSDVAPHLLRRSLLQDREFITTLNRAWPMLDAGELVGDLWSVPAYLRKCAPWLGPDDVSLLQRADAQAWTVSDLPILDAARQRLGDAEASVRKRRHEAAVAAERARRSEVIDRLLQDTEIDESQGAVGMLRGQDLQDALIDGDALPGTEPDLLAGPFAHIVVDEAQELTDAEWQMLLARCPSRSFTIVGDRAQARHGFTESWRERLERAGVDRITMASLSVNYRTPEEVMAEAEPAIRAALPDANVPTSVRSSGIPVAHGRTEDLAAVLGDWLDAHADGVACVITATGVDDGTFPASSRVRVLTPTLSKGLEFDLVVLIDPDTFGEGIEGAVDRYVAMTRATQRLVILRSS from the coding sequence GTGGCGACCACCACCAGTGCGTTCGAACTTCCCGACCACCTTTCCCCCAAGGCCGACCCGGCACTGATCGCCGGCGACGAACGGCACTTCGCCGCCGTCTCGCAGTGCCTGGAGCAGACGATCGCCGAACTGTCCGACCGCCTGGAGGCCACACGCAAGGCGCCCGGCGGCATCGGCCGGGAGGCGATGGACCGCGACGCGGAGATCCACCGGCTGACCAGCCGGCTGCGCACCCTGCGCCGCTTCGGGCTGGACCTGTGCCTGGGGCACATCGTCCCCGCCGACGGCTCCGAGCCCGTGTACATCGGCCGCCTCGGCCTCACCGACAGCGCGGGCAACCGACTGCTGCTGGACTGGCGCTCCCCCGCGGCCGAGCCCTTCTTCGCGGCGACGCACGCCGCCCCGATGGGTCTGGCGAGCCGTCGCAGGTACCGCTGGACCCGCGGGCGGATCAGCGACTACTGGGACGAGGTGTTCGCCGCGGACGGGCTCGAAGGGCGTGCCGCGCTCGACGACCAGTCCGCGTTCATCGCGAGCCTGGGCTCCAACCGGTCGGCCCGGATGCGCGACGTGCTCGCCACCATCCAGACCGACCAGGACGCCATCATCCGGGCCGGATCCCGGGGCGCCCTCGTCGTCGACGGCGGTCCGGGCACGGGCAAGACCGTCGTCGCCCTGCACCGCACCGCCCACCTGCTCTACTCCGACCCCCGGCTGGGTCACCGCCGCGGCGGCGTGCTGTTCGTCGGCCCGAGCCGGCCCTACCTGGCCTACGTCTCGGACGTGCTGCCCAGCCTCGGCGAGGAGGGCGTGCAGACCTGCACCCTGCGCGACCTCGTCACGGAGGGAGCCGGAGCGGCGGTCGAGGCAGATCAGCGCGTGGCCCTCCTGAAATCCTCCGCCGGCCTGGTGAAGGCGGTCGAGGCGGCGGTGCGCATCTACGAGGAGCCGCCCACCCAGGGGACGACCGTCTCCAGCCACTGGTCGGACCTCTGGCTCGGCCCCGACGACTGGGCGGCCGCGTTCGGGGCGGTGGAACCGGGCACCCCGCACAACGAGGCGCGCGACCAGATCCTGGAGGAGCTGCTCACGATCCTGATGGACCAGGACGACAGCGACGTCGCGCCGCACCTGCTGCGCCGTTCGCTGCTCCAGGACCGGGAGTTCATCACCACCCTCAACCGTGCCTGGCCGATGCTCGATGCGGGCGAGCTCGTCGGAGACCTCTGGTCGGTGCCCGCCTACCTGCGCAAGTGCGCTCCGTGGCTCGGGCCCGACGACGTGTCCCTCCTCCAGCGCGCCGACGCCCAGGCCTGGACGGTGTCGGACCTGCCGATCCTGGACGCGGCCCGGCAGCGGCTCGGCGACGCCGAGGCCTCCGTGCGCAAGCGCCGGCACGAGGCCGCCGTCGCCGCCGAGCGTGCGCGCAGGTCCGAGGTCATCGACCGGCTGCTCCAGGACACCGAGATCGACGAGAGCCAGGGCGCGGTGGGGATGCTGCGGGGACAAGATCTGCAGGACGCCCTGATCGACGGGGACGCACTGCCCGGCACCGAACCCGACCTGCTCGCAGGCCCGTTCGCCCACATCGTCGTGGACGAGGCGCAGGAACTGACCGATGCCGAATGGCAGATGCTGCTGGCCCGCTGCCCGTCGCGGAGCTTCACGATCGTCGGGGACCGCGCGCAGGCCCGACACGGGTTCACCGAGTCGTGGCGGGAGCGGCTCGAACGGGCCGGGGTCGACCGGATCACCATGGCCTCCCTGAGCGTCAACTACCGCACCCCGGAGGAGGTCATGGCCGAGGCGGAGCCGGCCATCCGCGCCGCACTTCCCGACGCGAACGTACCGACGTCGGTCCGCAGCAGCGGCATCCCCGTCGCGCACGGCCGCACCGAGGACCTGGCCGCGGTCCTCGGCGACTGGCTCGACGCCCACGCCGACGGGGTCGCCTGCGTCATCACTGCCACCGGCGTCGACGACGGCACGTTCCCGGCGAGCTCCCGCGTCCGCGTGCTGACGCCGACCCTGTCGAAGGGACTCGAATTCGACCTGGTCGTCCTCATCGACCCGGACACTTTCGGCGAGGGCATCGAAGGCGCCGTCGACCGCTACGTCGCGATGACCCGCGCAACCCAGCGCCTCGTCATCCTCAGGAGCTCCTGA
- a CDS encoding helix-turn-helix domain-containing protein — protein sequence MTSQAVPLHLKKPAPAHVVAVLAFDGMAPFELGVVVEVFGLARPELGDLPWYELRVCSAEPGRDLRVVGGFTLRAEHGLDALSAADTVIIPGVSPAGGTIAPALVDALLKAHARGARLVSICSGAFALAATGLLDGRRATTHWRYARTLAERHPAVEVDADVLYVDNGDVLTSAGSAAGIDLCLYLVRADHGAAVANTVARRFVVPPHREGGQAQFIEAAVGEIGPDGADDGISRSMAWALQRLYGPLSVPALARAANMSERSFLRHFTRRNGVSPIRWVVSQRIAASLPLLESGEGTVDEVAAAVGFDSTATYRHHFTRQMRTTPTAYRKAFVRVTAPLAGS from the coding sequence ATGACTTCCCAGGCCGTACCCCTTCACCTCAAGAAGCCGGCCCCGGCCCATGTGGTGGCCGTACTCGCCTTCGACGGAATGGCGCCCTTCGAACTGGGCGTGGTGGTCGAGGTGTTCGGCCTCGCCCGCCCCGAGCTGGGGGACCTGCCCTGGTACGAGCTGCGGGTCTGCTCGGCGGAACCCGGCCGGGACCTGCGCGTGGTGGGCGGGTTCACCCTCCGCGCCGAGCACGGGCTCGACGCCCTCTCCGCCGCGGACACCGTGATCATCCCCGGAGTCTCCCCGGCGGGCGGCACCATCGCGCCCGCGCTGGTCGACGCCCTGCTCAAGGCCCACGCCCGGGGCGCCCGCCTGGTCTCCATCTGCTCGGGCGCCTTCGCGCTCGCCGCGACCGGTCTCCTCGACGGCCGCCGGGCCACCACCCACTGGCGCTACGCCCGCACCCTCGCCGAGCGCCACCCCGCGGTCGAGGTCGACGCGGACGTCCTCTACGTCGACAACGGCGACGTCCTGACCAGCGCGGGCAGCGCCGCGGGCATCGACCTCTGTCTCTACCTGGTCCGCGCCGACCACGGGGCCGCCGTCGCCAACACCGTGGCCCGCCGCTTCGTCGTGCCACCCCATCGCGAGGGCGGGCAGGCCCAGTTCATCGAGGCGGCGGTGGGGGAGATAGGACCCGACGGCGCCGACGACGGGATCTCCCGGAGCATGGCCTGGGCCCTGCAGCGGCTGTACGGCCCGCTCTCGGTCCCGGCCCTGGCGCGCGCGGCGAACATGTCCGAGCGCTCCTTCCTCCGCCACTTCACCCGCCGCAACGGTGTGAGCCCGATCCGCTGGGTGGTCTCCCAGCGGATCGCGGCGAGCCTGCCGTTGCTGGAGTCGGGAGAGGGCACGGTGGACGAGGTCGCCGCGGCGGTCGGCTTCGACTCCACCGCGACCTACCGCCACCACTTCACCCGGCAGATGCGCACGACGCCGACGGCCTACCGGAAGGCGTTCGTCAGGGTCACCGCGCCCCTGGCGGGATCTTGA